DNA sequence from the Streptomyces tsukubensis genome:
GACTACGGAATCGTCTCCGACGCCCGCGCCGCGCTCACCCTCTTCGTGGAGCTGGCCCGTGAGCACCGGGACGCGGGCACCTTGCCCGACCGCTCCGACTGGGCGGCAGCCGCCCGGCGGCGCAAGGCGACCCTCCAGCGGCGCACCCACTTCGACGACGTGCCGATGAAACCGCAGCGGGTCTACGAGGAGATGAACCGCGCCTTCGGACCCGAGACGCGGTACGTGACCACCATCGGGCTCTCCCAGATCGCGGGCGCCCAGCTCCTCCACGTCTACCGGCCGCGCCATTGGATCAACTGCGGCCAGGCCGGCCCGCTGGGCTGGACCATCCCGGCCGCCCTCGGCGTCGCCACCGCCGACCCGGAGGCGTCCGTCGTCGCGCTCTCCGGCGACTACGACTTCCAGTTCATGCTGGAGGAGCTGGCCGTCGGCGCGCAGCACCGCATCCCGTACGTCCACGTCCTGGTCAACAACGCCTATCTCGGCCTGATCCGGCAGGCCCAGCGGAATCTGGACATCGACTTCCAGGTGAACCTGGAGTTCGAGAACATCAACTCGCCCGAGCTGGGCGTCTACGGCGTCGACCACGTCAAGGTCGTCGAGGGCCTGGGCTGCAAGGCGCTCCGCGTCACCGAACCGGACGCGCTGCTGCCCGCGTTCGAGGAGGCGAAGAAGCTCGCGGCCGAGTACCGGGTGCCGGTGGTCGTGGAGGCGATCCTGGAGCGGGTCACCAATATCTCGATGGGCGTGCAGATCGACGCGGTCAACGAGTGGGAGCCGCTGGCGACGGACCCGTCCCACGCCCCGACCTCGGTCCTGCCGCTGGAGCTCTGACCCCGCGACGGCCCCACGACGGCCCCGCGCCCCCGGCCTCGGATCCGCCGAGGCCGGGGGCGTCCGCATGCCACTGCCGCCCGCCGGAAAACCGGATTCGACGGAGGGGGGAAACCGTCTACGGTGGGGTCCGGACGGCAAGTACGAGGGAGGAGCCGCACCGATGGCTACGGCGGAGGAGAAGGCTCTCCCCGAGGGGTTCGTCCCCGTGAACGAGGAGCACTGCCGGGTGTGCGGCTGGACCGACGGCGGTCTGATCTGGGTCGACGGCTACGGTACGCACGACGTCTGCCCCTGCTGCGGCTGCGAGGCGGGGCTCACCGATATGGGCTGGCCGGGGGACGGCCGGGCCCTGGAATCGGTCCGTTCCTACCGGGGTTACTGGGTGGGCCACGGTGCTGTCTGGGACCGGCCTTACCGCCGGCCCCGCGGCTGGGACCTGGTGGAACAGCTGGCGAGCATCCCGCCGCACTGGCGCTGAGCCGGGGGCACGCCTCGTGCCGAGGGGCCCGCACTCCATGCAGGAGTGCGGGCCCCTCGGCGTACCCAGGAGATGGAAGGGACCGCGGCGGCCGGACGACCGGGCCGCGGCTGCGCCCCCCTCAGGCCGGGAGGTGCCGCCTGCGGACCTGGACCACCGCACTGGTGTCGTACGGCGCCCCGCGGTCCCGCCCCTGCCGTACGGACCACCCCTCAGGGGTCCGTACGGCGGGTTCGGTGGGCCGCCCGGGGCACGGCCTGGGTGTGCGTGCCCCGGGCGGGATCCGTGGAGGGCATCCGGGCGGCGGCGGTGCCTGGGCGCGACAGGACAGGTGTCGGCACCGTCGCCGCCCGGAATTCCGGGGGCCGGACCGGCGGAGCGGAGCCGCCGGGCCGGGGTGGGGCCGGACCGGAGGCACTGCGGCCGCCGGTCCGGGCGGGGGTCAGACCGGCTGTCCGGAGAGGCGTTCGACGGACCGCAGCAGGGCCGAGTGGTCGAGCCCGCCGTCGCCCTGGGCGCTCAGGGAGCCGATCAGCTGGGCCACGACGGCACCCACCGGGAGCGCGGCGCCGACGCTACGGGCCGCGTCGGTGACGATCCCCATGTCCTTGTGGTGGAGGTCGATCCGGAAGCCGGGGCGGAAGTCCCGGGCGAGGAAGTTGTCCTTCTTACGGCTCAGCACGGTGGAACCGGCCAGTCCGCCGTTGAGGACGTCCAGCGCCGCGGCCAGGTCGACCCCCGACTTCTCCAGGAAGACCACGGCCTCCGCACAGGCCTGGATATTGACGGCCACGATGAGCTGGTTGGCCGCCTTCACGGTCTGGCCGGCGCCGTGCGGACCGCACCGTACGACGGTCTTCCCCAGCGCCTCGAACAGCGGCAGCGCGGCGTCGAAGTCGGCCCGGTCCCCGCCGACCATGATGGACAGCACCGCCTCGACGGCCCCGGCCTCGCCGCCGGAGACCGGCGCGTCCAGCACCCGCAGCCCCTTCTCCTTCGCCGCGGCGGCCAGTTCGACCGAGGTACGGGGGGTGATGGACGACATGTCGATCAGCAGGGCGCCGGGCCGGGCGTTCGCCAGGATTCCGTCCGGACCGTAGGCGACCGCCTCGACCTGCGGGGACGCCGGGACCATGGTGATGACGACGTCCGCGTCGCGTACGGCTTCCGCGACCGAGGCGGCGGCGCTGCCGCCTGCTGCGGTCAGCCGCTCCAGCTTGGCCTGCTCCAGTGTGTAGCCGGTGACCGCGTAGCCGGCCTTGAGCAGGTTCTCGGCCATGGGGGAGCCCATGATGCCGAGTCCTATCCAGGCCACCGAGGGCAGTGTGCTCATGAGGGTGTGCCTTTCTGGCAGCGGGACGGTGGTGCGTCCGGGGGTGCGGGGCGGGGAAGAGGTGCGGGTACGGCGCCCGGGGTACGGGCCGGGGCCGCGCCGGGGTCAGCGGGCGGCGCGGGCCTCCCGGGGCAGCCAGTCGAAGCTCGCCGCGCTCGGCCCGTCGCCCGGCTTGTACTCCAGGCCGACCCAGCCGTCGTATCCGGCGGCCGCCAGCCGGTCCAGCAGCTGCTCCAGGGGGAGCGAACCCGTCCCGGGGGCGCCCCGGCCCGGATTGTCGGCGATCTGCACATGGCCGATGCGGTCCGCGTACGCGTCGATCGCCGCGCCGATGTCCTCGCCGTTCATCGACAGGTGGTACACGTCGAGGAGGAACTCCGCGTTCGCCAGCCCCGTCGCGGCATTCACCTTGTCGGCCACCTCGACCGCCGCCGCGGCGGTGACCAGCG
Encoded proteins:
- a CDS encoding 2-hydroxy-3-oxopropionate reductase, with the protein product MSTLPSVAWIGLGIMGSPMAENLLKAGYAVTGYTLEQAKLERLTAAGGSAAASVAEAVRDADVVITMVPASPQVEAVAYGPDGILANARPGALLIDMSSITPRTSVELAAAAKEKGLRVLDAPVSGGEAGAVEAVLSIMVGGDRADFDAALPLFEALGKTVVRCGPHGAGQTVKAANQLIVAVNIQACAEAVVFLEKSGVDLAAALDVLNGGLAGSTVLSRKKDNFLARDFRPGFRIDLHHKDMGIVTDAARSVGAALPVGAVVAQLIGSLSAQGDGGLDHSALLRSVERLSGQPV